The Fibrobacter sp. region GTTGTTCCGTTCGAACAGCGCCCGTGGATGAAGGCTGCCGAAATCACCGACGCCATGATCGAAGCCTTGAAGAGCGGCAAGTACCAGACGCTCCGCTGCAACTTCCCGAACGGCGACATGGTGGGCCACACAGGTAGCTTCCGCGCTGCTACCATGGCTATCGAAGCGGTGGATATCGGACTTGCACGCCTCCTCCCGGTGATTGACGCCCTCGGTGGTGTCGCCATCATCACGGCTGACCACGGTAACGCTGACGAAATGTACGAAATCGACAAGAAGACCGGCATGCCGAAGGTCAACAAGGACGGCACCTTCAAGGCAAAGACCAGCCACACCTTGAACAAGGTTCTTTGCATCCTTTACGACAACGTTACGGGCGGCAAGCTTTCCCTCAAGGAAGGCGACTGGGGTCTGTCGAACATCGCTGCGACGACCGCAAACCTCCTGGGCCTCGAAAAGCACGAAGCGTGGGATGACTCGATGCTCATCATCAAGTAATTCAAAGTGTCATCCCCGCTATACGATACTTGGCAACTTGTTGCCTCAGTAGAGTTATCCTCTTTGGGGAGAAGGCGGGGATCTCCTTTTGGCGAAAAAAGGGAACCCACGAGGGTTCCTTTTTCATTCGGGGTTTTAGGGGCAGGGCCCCTAGGAGAAGGGGTAGCTCCGGAACAAGTCCGGGGCGGGCACCTGGCCCGGCTTGGTCTGGAGCAACCTTTGGACACTTAGCGCTTTAGCGCTTAGTGTACATGGCCACCTTTAGGTGGTGCGGAAGGCCTTCCCCCTTACCGCAAGCGGCGTAATCCCTTGGGCATGGGGACTTCGGTGCCGTTCTCTTGCAAGAGGTAGATGTTGTC contains the following coding sequences:
- a CDS encoding 2,3-bisphosphoglycerate-independent phosphoglycerate mutase gives rise to the protein DLKLPNRFLVPPPAIKETSGEWLSETGVKQFACSETQKYGHVTYFWNGNRSSKFDGETYLEIESDVVPFEQRPWMKAAEITDAMIEALKSGKYQTLRCNFPNGDMVGHTGSFRAATMAIEAVDIGLARLLPVIDALGGVAIITADHGNADEMYEIDKKTGMPKVNKDGTFKAKTSHTLNKVLCILYDNVTGGKLSLKEGDWGLSNIAATTANLLGLEKHEAWDDSMLIIK